In Thermodesulfobacteriota bacterium, the sequence GGACAGTGTTAGTGTGTACCGTAGTCAATGCCGGACCGTGTTTCGTAGTCGATAAGAGGACAGTTGAAAAGAATGGTTATGATGGTATCCAGCTGGGCTTTGAAGAAGTAAAGCCACAAAGGGTAAGAAAACCGGTGGCGGGCCATTTCAAAAGGGCTGGAGTCCGGCCATTTAAATATCTTTATGAGTTTAAGGGTGACACGGAAAAATATAAGCCTGGAGACGTTATTACCGCGGAAATATTTAAAGAAGGTGATATAATCGATGTTTCTGGAAAAAGTAAGGGGAAAGGTTTTTCTGGAGTTATGAAGAGACATGGTTTTGCTGGACAACCGGATTCTCATGGCGGAATGTCACACAGAAAACCCGGGTCCATTGGTCAGGCTTCATACCCCGCGAGGGTTTGGAAAGGAATGAAGATGCCTGGTCAAATGGGTAATAAGAGTGTTGCCATGCAGGGCCTTCAGGTTGCGAAGGTCGATCCTGATAACAATTTATTGATAGTAAAGGGATCTGTCCCAGGACCAAGAGGTGGTGTTTTATTAATTAGACACACTACCAAGGGGAGAAATTAGAGTGCCCAATTACGACGTTTTTGATTTGGATAAAAATACATTAGGCACAACTGTCATCGATCCGGATATTTTCGAATCTCCGGTAAAGGAGCATCTTCTTCATACCGTGGTCAGGTGGCAATTAGCTAATCGACGCTCTGGTACAGCTTCTACAAAGACAAGGGGAGAGGTGAGCGGCGGTGGCCGGAAACCATGGAAGCAAAAACATCTTGGTCGTGCTAGGCAGGGGAGCATAAGATCGCCACAGTGGAGAAAAGGAGCAGTGGTGTTTGGACCAAGACCCAGGGACTGGTCTTATAACATTCCCAAAAGGGTCAGACGTCAAGCACTGAAAAGTGCCCTTTCTGCAAAGCACAGGGACGGAAAGCTTTTCATCATAAAAGAGTTCAACCTGCCTGAGATCAGTACCAAAAATGTTGTAGAGTTTATTAAAAGATTTGAGCTGGATAAGACCTTGATTTTAATAAATGATAAAAATGAAAATCTTAGGAAATCTGCCAGAAATCTTAAGAATTTAAAGATCTTACATATAGACGGATTAAACGTGTATGATCTCCTCAGATTTAATTTCCTGGTCATTACTGAGGATTCACTCCTAAGACTGCAGGAGGTTTTTCCAAGTTGAAAGACCCAAGAAATATAATAAAACACCCTATAGTGACCGAGAAATCAACTAATCTGAAGAATCAGAGCTGGTATGTATTCGCTGTAGATAAAAGGGCTAACAAAAGAGAAATAATGAACGCTGTTGAAAAGATATTTAATGTTAAGGTCGATAAGGTTAGAACACTAATCAGACCAGGGAAAGTTGTGAAGAGATTCGGTCGGGAAGTAGGTAAGGGTTCTCCTCTAAAGAAGGCTTATGTAAAGTTGAGACAAGGGACGATAGAGTTTTTTGAGGGTGTTTAACATGGGTATAAGAAAATATAATCCTACTACACCTGGGACAAGATTTAGAACCGGCTTAGACTTTTCGGAAATTACGGTTAAAAAACCTCATAAACCACTAACGAGATCGTTAAAGGAGAAATCCGGGAGAAATTCGCAGGGCAGGATTACTAGCTATAATCGTGGTGGTGGTAATAAGCGTTTTTATAGGATAATAGATTTTAAAAGGGACAAATTCGATGTTCCGGCAAAGGTGGCTTCGGTTGAATACGATCCTAATCGCTCTGCGAGGATCTCACTTCTCAAATACGCTGATGGTGAGAAGCGATACATATTGACTCCAGATGAGCTTAATATAGGAGATACGGTTGAGTCGGGTGAAAATGTTGAAATCTCAATTGGTAATGCCCTTCCCTTGAAGAACATCCCTCTTGGAACGTTCATACATAATATCGAGGTGAAGACTGGGGCTGGTGGGAAATTAGCTCGATCTGCGGGTGCTTCTGCCCAGGTAATGGCTAAAGAAGGAAATTATGCACAGATTCGGTTAAATTCCGGCGAGATCCGTAAAGTATTATTATCATGCATGGCTACCGTGGGAAGGGTTGGAAATCCGGAACATGAGCTTGTAGTGGTTGGAAAGGCGGGTAGAAGCAGGCATTGGAAACGTCGCCCAAACGTAAGAGGGGTGGCAATGAATCCGGTAGATCACCCACATGGAGGGGGTGAAGGAAAAGCCACTAAGGGAAACCCTCATCCGGTATCTCCGTGGGGATGGCTTACGATTGGTTACAAGACTAGAAAAAACAAAAGAACTAATAAATATATAATCAAACCCAGAAGAATCGGCTACGGTATGGACTAGGAGATATCTGCATGCCAAGATCAAGTAAGAAGGCACCTTACGTGTTTCCAAAACTGTTAAATCAGATTAGGTCTGCTAAGGATAAAGGTGATCAACGAATAATCAAAACATGGTCTAGGGACTCGATGGTGATACCTGACATGATAGGCCTTACCTTTGCTGTGTATAATGGCAAGAAGTTCATACCAGTCTATATTACTGAACATATGGTAGGCCATAAACTTGGTGAGTTTTCTCCGACTCGTACCTATTCCGGTCATGGCGCTGGAGATAAAAAAGCCAAGATTGAAAAATCAACAGAATAATACAACAAGGATGAGCGATGGTATCACGGGCAGTTCATAAGTATGTAAAGATTTCGCCAAAGAAGATTAGATTAGTTTTGGATTTGATCAAGGGAAACGATGTGGAGAAGGCGTTTTCTGATCTTACGTCCATAAGGAAGAGATCTGCGCCCCTCGTAGCAAAGCTTTTGAAATCGGCAGTGGCCAACGCTTCTGAGAAGGGACATTCAGATACTGAAACCCTTTATATCAAGGAGGCCTTTGTTTCTCAGGGACCTGCTTACAAGAGATTCAGAGCGAGAGCTATGGGGAGGGCAACAAGGAGAAAGAAGATGATGAGCCATATTACAATTGTTCTGGAAGAGAGGGGGTTATAAATTGGGTCAAAAAATATGCCCTATCGGATTGAGGATAGGAATTGTGAAAACTTGGGATTCAAAATGGTATGCGGAAAAGAGAAAATATACTGAGCTTCTTCATGAAGATATACAGATTAGGTCGATGATAAAGAAGGAGTTTTATCAAGCCGCAATTTCAAAAATTGAACTTGAAAGGGCAGCATCTGAAAGGGTAAGGATTGTAATTCATGCAGCTCGCCCGGGAATGATAATTGGTAGAAAGGGTCAGGAGATTGATACACTGAGAAACAGATTAAATGAGATAACGGGGAAAAACATTTATCTCGATATACGTGAGGTAAAACGTCCCGAGATAGATGCTCAGCTAGTAGCTGAGAATGCGGCGCTGCAAATCGAGAGGCGGATCGCGTACAGGAGAGCCATGAAAAGGGCAATTTCCTCGGCCCTCAGGCTGGGTGCACTTGGAATAAAGATCATGGTCTCCGGAAGGCTTGG encodes:
- the rplC gene encoding 50S ribosomal protein L3; this translates as MQGIIGRKIGMTELFMEDGTVLVCTVVNAGPCFVVDKRTVEKNGYDGIQLGFEEVKPQRVRKPVAGHFKRAGVRPFKYLYEFKGDTEKYKPGDVITAEIFKEGDIIDVSGKSKGKGFSGVMKRHGFAGQPDSHGGMSHRKPGSIGQASYPARVWKGMKMPGQMGNKSVAMQGLQVAKVDPDNNLLIVKGSVPGPRGGVLLIRHTTKGRN
- the rplD gene encoding 50S ribosomal protein L4 — its product is MPNYDVFDLDKNTLGTTVIDPDIFESPVKEHLLHTVVRWQLANRRSGTASTKTRGEVSGGGRKPWKQKHLGRARQGSIRSPQWRKGAVVFGPRPRDWSYNIPKRVRRQALKSALSAKHRDGKLFIIKEFNLPEISTKNVVEFIKRFELDKTLILINDKNENLRKSARNLKNLKILHIDGLNVYDLLRFNFLVITEDSLLRLQEVFPS
- the rplW gene encoding 50S ribosomal protein L23 translates to MKDPRNIIKHPIVTEKSTNLKNQSWYVFAVDKRANKREIMNAVEKIFNVKVDKVRTLIRPGKVVKRFGREVGKGSPLKKAYVKLRQGTIEFFEGV
- the rplB gene encoding 50S ribosomal protein L2, whose amino-acid sequence is MGIRKYNPTTPGTRFRTGLDFSEITVKKPHKPLTRSLKEKSGRNSQGRITSYNRGGGNKRFYRIIDFKRDKFDVPAKVASVEYDPNRSARISLLKYADGEKRYILTPDELNIGDTVESGENVEISIGNALPLKNIPLGTFIHNIEVKTGAGGKLARSAGASAQVMAKEGNYAQIRLNSGEIRKVLLSCMATVGRVGNPEHELVVVGKAGRSRHWKRRPNVRGVAMNPVDHPHGGGEGKATKGNPHPVSPWGWLTIGYKTRKNKRTNKYIIKPRRIGYGMD
- the rpsS gene encoding 30S ribosomal protein S19, with translation MPRSSKKAPYVFPKLLNQIRSAKDKGDQRIIKTWSRDSMVIPDMIGLTFAVYNGKKFIPVYITEHMVGHKLGEFSPTRTYSGHGAGDKKAKIEKSTE
- the rplV gene encoding 50S ribosomal protein L22; amino-acid sequence: MVSRAVHKYVKISPKKIRLVLDLIKGNDVEKAFSDLTSIRKRSAPLVAKLLKSAVANASEKGHSDTETLYIKEAFVSQGPAYKRFRARAMGRATRRKKMMSHITIVLEERGL
- the rpsC gene encoding 30S ribosomal protein S3, which codes for MGQKICPIGLRIGIVKTWDSKWYAEKRKYTELLHEDIQIRSMIKKEFYQAAISKIELERAASERVRIVIHAARPGMIIGRKGQEIDTLRNRLNEITGKNIYLDIREVKRPEIDAQLVAENAALQIERRIAYRRAMKRAISSALRLGALGIKIMVSGRLGGSEIARKEWYREGRVPLATLRADIDYGFAEAKTTYGRIGVKVWIFKGEVLESRSRQYS